The window ttatttataataatattattattattttgatcATTGgtgttattatcattattattattaatatattatcattatcattattaatattatcattattaatattatcattatcattattcataataatattattattatcattattattatcatcatttatcattatctatattattatttatataccAGTCATTATTTTCTGCTACCAGTCTCACTTTCAAGAAATCCCTTTATATGCCAGTATCCCTGCCTATATGTCCTTATCTACCTCAATACGCCAGTATCCCTGCCTATATgtccatatctacctcaatactccagtatccctgcctatatgtccatatctacctcaatactccagtatccctgcctaTATGTCCTTATCTACCTCAATACGCCAGTATCCCTGTCTATATGcccatatctacctcaatactccagtatccctgcctaTATGCCCATATCTACATCAATACGCCAGTATCCCTGCCTATATGTCCTTATCTACCTCAATACGCCAGTATCCTTGACTACATgtccatatctacctcaatactacattacccctgcacattgtaaatgtgGTACTGGCAGTGACCTTGTATAAAGCTTCCTCTCTGAGCTAGTGAGGCACTGAACACTGAGCCAGTATAAAGCTTCATCTCTGAGCTAGTGAGGTACTGAACACTGAGCCAGTATAAAGCTTCATCTCTGAGGTACTGAACACTGAGCCAGTATAAAGCTTAATCTCTGAGGTACTGAACACTGAGCCAGTATAAAGCTTCATCTCTGAGGTACTGAACACTGAGCCAGTATAAAGCTTCATCTCTGAGGTACTGAACACTGAGCCAGTATAAAGCTTCATCTCTGAGGTACTGAACACTGAGCCAGTATAAAGCTTCATCTCTGAGGTACTGAACACTGAGCCAGTATAAAGCTTCATCTCTGAGGTACTGAACACTGAGCCAGTATAAAGCTTCCTCTCTGAGGTACTGAACACTGAGCCAGTATAAAGCTTCCTCTTTAATTTCTTATttctaatgtttttatttttagttATAAtattttgatattgattactgcactgttgggtagagctcgcaagttaagcatttcactgtacttatGCACTTGACAATAAAACGTCTGCACGTGACAATAAAACGTGTGCACGTGACAATAAAACGTGTGCACGTGACAATCAAACGTGTGCACGTAGCCTCCCGGGTTATGCAGTGGTCTAGGGCgcctgcatcgcagtgctagctgtaccaccagagactctgggttcgagcccaggctctgtcgcagagGTCCATggagcgacgcacaattggcctagcgtcgttcgtgttaggggagggtttggccggtatcATTGTCTCATCGCggactagcgactcctgtggtgggccgggtgcagtgcacgctaaccaggtcgccaggtgcacggtgtttcctccgacacattggtgcggctggcttccgggttggatgtgcgctgtgtttaAGAAggagtgcggcttggttgggttgtgtatcggaggacgcatgactttcaacctttgtctctcccgagcctgtacgggagttgtagtgatgagacaagatcgtaacaattggataccataaatagggggtaaaattcaaaataaatgtaaagattttttattttttttaaacgtgtgCACGTGACAATAAAAGCGCAAGGCACGTTTTTGTTCCTAGTGAATTCTATCCAACTCCTAGAAATAGAATGAGTAGAAAGGGGAAAAAGCCCGTCTGACCACGGCATTTTGACAGGTAAACTCATAGACATTCTATTTCTACGCTCCTTTAGAAAAGGGACTGTGGACTTGACACATGAAGACATGATGTTAATTGTAACCCCCAGACTTGATATACAGACATACTGTAAACTGGGATCATTGTAGATTTATTGGCTGGTTGGCTACATTGTGAAAAGTGGCCATCTGAGAACACAGCAAGGCAGTCACAACACAACACTGTACAAGGCCCTCGGACAGCTTTATATACATCTAATGGGCCAAGGCACACACTTCAAAAAGGGGAAAACACATAAACACTGGAGTAGAGTTTGatctctgagaacacacacactcacacacacacacacacaccacacactcaccatacactcacactcactcaccacacacacactcaccacacacactctcacacacacaccacacactcacacacacaatcacacacactcaccacacacactcaacacaccaTACAACCACACTTTTTATTTTTCACAGTGGAGCTGCTGGTGGTTTTAGCAGCCGGCTCCTCAGTGGCTCCCTGCTCCTGGAGGTGGTTGAGGAGCCCCCTGTGGTCCAGTGGAGAGGGGCTGCTGTGTGGTGACATGTCCCCTGACCCTGACCTCTTCTTTGGTGCTGTTGACTGGCCTGGGCCAAGGTCTAGGACCACTCTCCCCACCCCAACCCCCGCCTCACCCCCAACCTCTACCATCACCACACCCCCAGCACCTGAGATGACGTCTGGTGCTGAAGCCGACGCTCTCTGCTGGGCCTCCATCTCAGACAGGCTGTAGGCCAGGGCCATCTGGAgatcttcatcatcatcctcttcctccctgggGACGTCAGGGTAGTGGAAGTAGGGGGCTGAGCTGAAGGAGCGCTGGGCCATAGACCGGGGGCCGGAGATGGGTCGGTGTGGATGGGTCTGGGTCTGGAGCTCCACAGGTAACGCCCTCTCTGCCTGCTGCTGAAGGTGTTGCCTGGGAGTCTGTGAGGGTTGACTAGGGGGCAGGTGGTCTCTCTTGCTGAGCTCCAGAGCCAAGGCCAACTCATCCTCCACACCTGGGGGAAaggagggggacaggagggggttaggagggggacaggaggggtTAGGAGGGTGACAGGAGGAAGAATAACCCAGACACAGCTAGTCAGGAACAGTTGACAAGGGACtggatgaggggagggagggagggacacagggtGGATGGATTACCATTGATGAGCACCGTCTTCAAGACCCCGTCTTCCTCGATCTCTGTTCTCTCCTGACCGTTTTCTTTGATCCTGTTGACAAGAACAGTCAGTCACCGCCCATATCATCATATTTAGGGAACCAGTAAATATGTTTCCCTCACATGACCATGCAGAGACACAAACACTGGAACAAATGGGACCATTTGTTTTACACTAAATAGGGTTTATGGTGCAAATTGGGATGCAGATTTACTGACTTCTTGGTGGCGGTGCGTTTGCCGTTGATGACACGCGTAGAGGTGGAGACAGACTTGAAATTTCCCATCCCTCCTCCGATGCTGTCCATCCAATCCATTCCAGCcatggaggacgaggacgaggTGAAGTCATGCACTGTGAAATAGGGAGGAAGAGGTGAATTCATGCACtgtgaaagagggaggaagaggaagaggtgaagtcaTGCACtgtgaaagagggaggaggaggaggaggaggaagaggtgaagtcaTGCACTGTGAAATAGGGAGGAATAGGTGAATTCATGCACtgtgaaagagggaggaggaggaggaagaggtgaagtcaTGCActgtgaaggagggaggaagaggggaagtcATGCACcgtgaaggagggaggaggaggaagaggtgaagtcaTGCACcgtgaaggagggaggaggaggaagaggtgaagtcgTGCACtgtgaaggaggaaggaggaggaagaggtgaagtcaTGCACTGTGAAATAGGGAGGAAGAGGTGAATTCATGCACtgtgaaagagggaggaagaggaagaggtgaagtcaTGCACtgtgaaagagggaggagaaggaagaggtgaAGTCATGCACtgtgaaagagggaggaggaggaagaggtgaagtcaTGCATtgtgaaagagggaggaggaggaggaagaggtgaagtcaTGCACTGTGAAGGAGGAAGGcggaggaagaggtgaagtcaTGCActgtgaaggagggaggaagaggtgaagtcgTGCACtgtgaaggaggaaggaggaggaagaggtgaagtcaTGCActgtgaaggagggaggaagaggaagaggtgaagtcaTGCACcgtgaaggagggaggaagaggggaagtcATGCACcgtaaaggagggaggaggaggaagaggtgaagtcaTGCACcgtgaaggagggaggaggaggaagaggtgaagtcgTGCACTGTGacggaggaaggaggaggaagaggtgaagtcaTGCActgtgaaggagggaggaagaggtgaagtcaTGCACCGTGAAGGAGGGAGGATGAGGTGAAGTCATGCACTGTGAAGGAGGACGAGGAAGAGGTGAAGTCATGCACcgtgaaggagggaggaagaggtgaagtcaTGCActgtgaaggagggaggaagaggggaagtcATGCACcgtgaaggagggaggaggaggaagaggtgaagtcaTGCActgtgaaggagggaggaagaagggaagtcATGCACcgtgaaggagggaggaggaggaagaggtgaagtcaTGCACTGTGAAGGAGGGAGGACGAGGACCAGTCAGATAAACTATACTGTGACTGGAGCtgattgtattgtgttgtaactGTGTAATAAATGTGTTAACTGTGTAATACATGTGTTAAAACCCTCTTATTATGgaattgtgtcccaaatgacaccctgttctctacatagtgcactagttttgaccagagccctatcagtgcagtctaacgtagtgcactacatagggaatagggtgacatttgggatccAGATATTGTTTTATTACGGACCTCCAGCAGAGGGAAAGGAGAAAAACCGGCTTGGGCCGAGCCTCGAAGTGCCAGGATGTCCATGGAAGCCACTGTGCATCCCACCTCCGAAGGCAAAGTCAtctgagaggacagagataacagagagactatgaggacagagataacagagagactatggggacagagataacagagagactatgggGACAGTAACAACAGAGAGACTAtggggacagtgataacagagagactatgaggacagtgataacagagacactgaggacagagataacagagactatgaggacagagataacagagagactatgacgacagagataacagggagactatgaggacagttttaacagagagactatgaggacagtgataacagagagactatgaggacagtgataacagagagactatgaggacaatgataacagagagactatgaggacagtgataacagagagactaaggacagtgataacagagagactatgaggacagtgataacagagagactatgaggacagtgataacagagagactatgaggacagtaacaacagagagactgaggacagtgataacagagaaactatgaggacagtgataacagagagactatgaggcCAGTAacaacagagagactatgaggacagtgataacagagactatgaggacagtgataacagagactATGAgaacagtgataacagagagactatgagaacagagataacagagagactatgaggacagtgataacagagagactatgaggacagtgataacagagagactatgaggacagtgataacagagagactatgaggacagtgataacagagagactatgaggacagtgttaacagagagactatgaggacagtgataacagagaggctatgaggacagtgataacagagagactatgaggacagtgataacagagagactatgaggacagtgataacagagagactatgaggacagtgataacagagagactatgaggacagtgataacagagagactatgaggacagtgataacagagagactatgaggacagtgataacagagagactatgaggacagtgataacagagagactgaggacagtgataacagagagactatgaggacagtgataacagagagactatgaggacagtgataacagggaggctatgaggacagtgataacagagagactatgaggacagtgataacagcgagactatgaggacagtgataacagagagactatgaggacagtgataacagagaggctatgaggacagtgataacagagaggctatgaggacagtgataacagagagactatgaggacagtgataacagagagactatgaggacagtgataacagagacactatgaggacagtgataacagagagactatgaggacagtgagaacagagagactatgaggacagtgataacagagagactatgaggacagtgataacagagagactatgaggacagtgataacagagagactatgaggacagtgataacagagagactatgaggacagtgataacagagagactatgaggacagtgataacagagagactatgaggacagtgataacagagagactatgaggacagtgataacagagacactatgaggacagtgataacagagagactatgaggacagtgataacagagagactatgaggacagtgataacagagagactatgaggacagtgataacagagagactatgaggacagtgataactgagagactatgaggacagtgataacagagatactatgaggacagtgataacagagagactatgaggacagtgataacagagagactatgaggacagtgataacagagagactatgaggacagtgataacagagagactgaggacagtgataacagagagactatgaggacagtgataacagagagactatgaggacagtgataacagggaggctatgaggacagtgataacagagagactataaggacagtgataacagagagactatgaggacagtgataacagagagactatgaggacagtgataacagagaggctatgaggacagtgataacagagaggctatgaggacagtgataacagagagactatgaggacagtgataacagagaggcTATGAGGacgaggacagtgataacagagagactatgaggacagtgataacagagagactatgaggacagtgataacagagagactatgaggacagtgataacagagagactatgaggacagtgagaacagagagactatgaggacagtgataacagagagactatgaggacagtgataacagagagactatgaggacagtgataacagagagactatgaggacagtgataacagagagactatgaggacagtgataacagagagactatgaggacagtgataacagagagactatgaggacagtgataacagagagactatgaggacagtgataacagagacactatgaggacagtgataacagagagactatgaggacagtgataacatagagactatgaggacagtgataacagagagactatgaggacagtgataacagagagactatgaggacagtgataactgagagactatgaggacagtgataacagagatactatgaggacagtgataacagagagactatgaggacagtgataacagagagactatgaggacagtgataacagagagactatgaggacagtgataacagagagactgaggacagtgataacagagagactatgaggacagtgataacagagagactatgaggacagtgataacagggaggctatgaggacagtgataacagagagactatgaggacagtgataacagagagactatgaggacagtgataacagagagactatgaggacagtgataacagagaggctatgaggacagtgataacagagaggctatgaggacagtgataacagagagactatgaggacagtgataacagagaggcTATGAGGacgaggacagtgataacagagagactatgaggacagtgataacagagagactatgaggacagtgataacagagagactatgaggacagtgataacagagagactatgaggacagtgataacagagagactatgaggacagtgataacagagagactatgaggacagcgatatcagagagactatgaggacagtgataacagagagactatgaggacagtgataacagagagactatgaggacagtgataacagagagactatgaggacagtgataacagagagactatgaggacagtgataacagagagactatgaggacagagatatcagagagactatgaggacagtgataacagagagactatgaggacagtgataacagagagactatgaggacagtgataacagagagactatgaggacagagatatcagagagactatgaggacagtgataacagagagactatgaggacagagATATC of the Oncorhynchus clarkii lewisi isolate Uvic-CL-2024 chromosome 3, UVic_Ocla_1.0, whole genome shotgun sequence genome contains:
- the LOC139405534 gene encoding dnaJ homolog subfamily B member 6-like, coding for MTDYYDVLGVSRSASPEDVKKAYRKQALRWHPDKNPDNKEEAEGKFKELAEAYEVLSDRRKREAYDTYGKDRIPNNTGSSSHPTPEDFPGFTFTFRSPEEVFQEFFGGQDPFANFFDDFAFGGGMHSGFHGHPGTSRLGPSRFFSFPSAGVHDFTSSSSSMAGMDWMDSIGGGMGNFKSVSTSTRVINGKRTATKKIKENGQERTEIEEDGVLKTVLINGVEDELALALELSKRDHLPPSQPSQTPRQHLQQQAERALPVELQTQTHPHRPISGPRSMAQRSFSSAPYFHYPDVPREEEDDDEDLQMALAYSLSEMEAQQRASASAPDVISDSHFQAFTG